From Streptosporangium album, the proteins below share one genomic window:
- a CDS encoding SpoIIE family protein phosphatase: MSAETSVPRPRESGMDISDPGLLQGLLSQSPFAFAFFDPDGRFQRVDEVFADVVGLPVERLVGRAPGELLSADLTALVEDSVRGVVEGSRVDTDQRIRVRTADGQTHHWSLTFSPIHDDKGALRAVCLVGVDITESRQVEEDLRRSEERYRSLVEAQSQLVRITAPSGAVLEDAPQWRAITGQGLEEYLARGWLEAVHPDDRPHAEEAWREALRGRIMFEWNYRVRTRASGYRHFEVRAVPIIRHGRVVEWVGANTDVTPQREAEEMRGRLTDQLGAAALRTARLQGATALLAEALTVEQVVQVIIDVGRTALAADRSAVALLDVDRAVLKLVNGGGIPDVPGAPGEEIPLSHSSVMTMAVNSRRPVFAESPESLRSQLVDAGGDEETVNDFVVYSDERAWVGLPLLAAGRALGALRFSFTRSQKISQEDGVFLEALAGQCALAVERATLFEREHRTAETLQRSLLPDRLPVVRGLVLAQRFRSGSRHVQVGGDWYDAFVLQDGRVAAVVGDVMGKGVKAAAGMGRIRNAMRALALTNPPPAAVLTGLDRVFEATEEEEQVTTLAYMVVEPGTGEGTLALAGHPPPLLVSPQGVPLLCEGEPGTPLGWPTSRRQFRFCVPPGHTAVLYSDGLVENRKRGLDAGLAELCSVVTEAPPEVVGSPHMLLDFLVDRMLSGYEQDDDVTVLAIHVPPATKSD; this comes from the coding sequence GTGAGCGCCGAAACCTCCGTGCCCCGTCCCCGGGAGTCGGGTATGGACATCTCAGACCCCGGCCTGTTGCAGGGCCTGTTGTCGCAGTCGCCGTTCGCCTTCGCGTTCTTCGACCCCGACGGCCGTTTCCAGCGGGTCGACGAGGTCTTCGCCGACGTGGTCGGCCTCCCGGTCGAGCGCCTGGTGGGCCGGGCCCCGGGCGAGTTGCTCTCCGCCGACCTCACCGCACTCGTGGAGGATTCGGTCCGCGGCGTCGTCGAGGGCAGCCGGGTCGACACGGACCAGCGGATCCGGGTGCGCACCGCGGACGGGCAGACCCATCACTGGTCGCTGACGTTCTCCCCGATCCATGACGACAAGGGCGCGCTCCGCGCGGTCTGCCTGGTCGGCGTGGACATCACCGAGAGCAGGCAGGTCGAGGAGGACCTGCGACGCAGCGAGGAGCGCTACCGCTCGCTGGTCGAGGCCCAGTCCCAGCTGGTGCGGATCACCGCCCCGAGCGGGGCCGTGCTGGAGGACGCACCGCAGTGGCGTGCCATCACCGGCCAGGGCCTGGAGGAATACCTCGCGCGCGGCTGGCTGGAGGCCGTCCACCCCGACGACCGTCCGCACGCGGAGGAGGCCTGGCGGGAGGCGCTGCGCGGCCGGATCATGTTCGAGTGGAACTACCGGGTCCGCACCCGCGCCAGCGGTTACCGCCACTTCGAGGTGCGCGCGGTCCCGATCATCCGGCATGGCCGGGTGGTCGAGTGGGTGGGCGCCAACACCGACGTCACCCCGCAGCGCGAGGCCGAGGAGATGCGCGGCCGGCTCACCGACCAGCTCGGCGCCGCCGCTCTGCGGACGGCGCGGCTCCAGGGCGCCACGGCGCTGCTCGCCGAGGCGCTGACCGTCGAGCAGGTCGTCCAGGTCATCATCGATGTGGGCCGCACAGCACTGGCGGCGGACCGCTCGGCCGTGGCCCTGCTCGACGTCGACCGGGCCGTGCTGAAGCTGGTCAACGGCGGTGGCATCCCGGATGTTCCCGGCGCGCCCGGCGAGGAGATCCCGCTCTCGCACTCCAGCGTGATGACCATGGCGGTCAACAGCCGCCGCCCGGTTTTCGCTGAATCACCCGAAAGCCTGCGTTCCCAGCTCGTGGACGCCGGGGGCGACGAGGAGACCGTCAACGACTTCGTCGTCTACAGCGATGAGCGCGCCTGGGTCGGCCTGCCGCTGCTGGCCGCGGGACGCGCACTCGGCGCGTTGCGGTTCTCCTTCACCCGCTCGCAGAAGATCTCCCAGGAAGACGGCGTGTTCCTGGAGGCCCTCGCGGGGCAGTGCGCGCTGGCCGTCGAGCGGGCCACCCTGTTCGAGCGGGAGCACCGCACCGCCGAGACGCTCCAGCGGAGCCTCCTGCCCGATCGCCTGCCGGTGGTGCGCGGCCTTGTGCTGGCTCAGCGCTTCCGCTCGGGAAGCCGCCACGTGCAGGTCGGCGGTGACTGGTACGACGCGTTCGTGCTGCAGGACGGCCGGGTCGCGGCGGTCGTCGGCGACGTCATGGGCAAGGGCGTCAAGGCCGCGGCCGGTATGGGCCGCATCCGCAACGCCATGCGGGCCCTGGCGCTGACCAACCCGCCGCCTGCGGCGGTTCTCACCGGCCTGGACAGGGTCTTTGAGGCCACGGAGGAAGAAGAGCAGGTCACGACCCTCGCCTACATGGTCGTGGAACCCGGCACGGGGGAGGGGACGCTGGCGCTGGCCGGCCATCCGCCGCCCCTGCTGGTCTCGCCGCAGGGCGTGCCGCTTCTGTGCGAGGGAGAGCCGGGCACCCCGCTCGGCTGGCCGACCAGCCGCAGGCAGTTCCGTTTCTGCGTCCCGCCCGGGCACACCGCCGTCCTGTATTCGGATGGTCTGGTCGAGAACCGGAAGCGTGGGCTGGATGCCGGACTCGCTGAACTTTGCTCTGTTGTAACCGAAGCGCCACCCGAAGTCGTCGGAAGCCCGCACATGTTGCTGGATTTCCTCGTAGATCGGATGTTGTCTGGGTATGAGCAGGATGACGATGTCACGGTGCTGGCGATTCACGTCCCTCCAGCCACGAAGAGTGACTGA
- a CDS encoding LamB/YcsF family protein, with translation MTIDLNADLGEGFGNWRLGDDAAMLDVVTSANVACGFHAGDPLIIRRTCAAAVDRGVMIGAQVSYRDLAGFGRREMEVDAEELCAEVLYQLAAVDGIARAMGGRVSYVKPHGALYNRICRDPEQAEAVVAAVVDYDRSLPMLTLPVSAVHEIAAREGLSTVTEAFADRAYTPAGTLVSRRSPGAVLHDPAEVAARAVRMVTAGTVTAVDGSEVAMDARSICVHGDTPDAVLLARAIRDGLLAAGVTLKAFR, from the coding sequence ATGACGATCGATCTCAACGCCGACCTCGGCGAAGGCTTCGGTAACTGGAGACTGGGCGACGACGCGGCCATGCTCGACGTGGTGACCAGTGCGAACGTCGCCTGCGGGTTTCACGCCGGCGACCCGTTGATCATCCGTCGTACCTGCGCGGCAGCGGTGGACCGGGGTGTGATGATCGGCGCCCAGGTGTCCTACCGGGATCTGGCCGGATTCGGGCGGCGCGAGATGGAGGTGGACGCGGAGGAGCTCTGCGCCGAGGTGCTGTACCAACTGGCCGCGGTGGACGGGATCGCCCGGGCCATGGGCGGCCGGGTCTCCTACGTCAAGCCACACGGCGCGCTCTACAACCGGATCTGCCGCGATCCCGAGCAGGCGGAGGCGGTGGTGGCGGCCGTGGTCGACTACGACCGCAGCCTGCCGATGCTCACCCTGCCCGTTTCCGCCGTCCACGAGATCGCCGCCCGCGAGGGCCTCTCCACCGTTACCGAGGCGTTCGCCGACCGCGCCTATACCCCTGCCGGGACCCTGGTCTCCCGCCGCTCCCCCGGCGCCGTGCTGCACGACCCCGCCGAGGTCGCCGCCCGCGCCGTGCGCATGGTGACCGCCGGGACGGTGACCGCGGTGGACGGCTCCGAGGTCGCGATGGACGCGCGCTCGATCTGCGTGCACGGCGACACCCCGGATGCCGTGCTGCTGGCGCGGGCGATCCGTGACGGCCTGCTGGCCGCCGGAGTGACGCTGAAGGCGTTCCGGTGA
- a CDS encoding 5-oxoprolinase subunit B family protein: MTPSRTGTSGREVVIRQAGDHALLVETGSLEVSHRLDALLRTRRPAGVVEIVPGPATVLVTAPGADLSRLRSRLSLLLATARDTGDAAPASGRTVTVPVVYDGADLDDVAALSGLSAREVVERHTGRDLVVGWLGFAPGFAYLIGLDPVLHVPRLSTPRTAVPAGAVAIAGPYSAVYPSASPGGWRLLGRSLLAVWDVAADPPAVLTPGTRVRFQAVTDS, encoded by the coding sequence ATGACACCTTCCCGGACCGGGACCTCCGGCCGCGAGGTGGTGATCCGCCAGGCCGGAGACCACGCCCTGCTGGTGGAGACCGGTTCGCTGGAGGTCTCCCACCGGCTGGACGCCCTTCTGCGGACCCGTCGTCCGGCCGGGGTGGTCGAGATCGTGCCCGGCCCGGCCACCGTCCTCGTCACCGCGCCGGGTGCCGACCTGTCCCGGCTCCGTTCCCGGCTCTCCCTCCTGCTGGCCACGGCGCGCGACACCGGCGACGCCGCCCCCGCGTCCGGTAGGACCGTGACGGTCCCGGTGGTCTACGACGGCGCCGATCTCGACGATGTGGCGGCCCTGAGCGGGCTGTCCGCGCGGGAGGTCGTCGAGCGGCACACCGGCCGGGATCTCGTGGTGGGCTGGCTCGGCTTCGCCCCCGGATTCGCCTACCTCATCGGGCTGGACCCGGTGCTGCACGTACCCCGGCTGTCCACTCCCAGGACCGCGGTGCCGGCCGGAGCCGTGGCGATCGCCGGCCCCTACTCGGCGGTCTACCCCTCGGCCTCGCCGGGAGGCTGGCGGCTGCTCGGGCGCTCCCTGCTGGCGGTGTGGGACGTGGCCGCCGATCCGCCCGCCGTCCTGACCCCGGGCACCCGGGTACGTTTCCAGGCGGTCACCGATTCATGA
- a CDS encoding 5-oxoprolinase subunit C family protein has translation MIEVIAPGPYATVQDLGRPGYGHLGVPRSGAADTPSLRLGNRLVGNPESAAGIELTFGGARLRFIRGAWAAVTGAPCPLEALWSGRTAAPGMAAPFWVPAGGEIRMATPSAGLRTYVAVRGGIDTPAVMGSRSTDSLSGLGPPPLRPGTILPVGPTDGLPPITVDSAPPRATPPDVLRVLPGPRDDWFVPGALAALCAQPYRVAQDSNRVGVRLEGARLERAREGELPSEGMVTGALQVPPDGRPIVFLSDHPPTGGYPVISVLASADLSRAAQLRPGDLVGFRLVRHPGG, from the coding sequence ATGATCGAGGTCATCGCGCCGGGCCCGTACGCCACTGTGCAGGATCTCGGCCGTCCCGGCTACGGCCACCTCGGCGTGCCCCGCTCCGGTGCCGCCGACACGCCGAGCCTGCGGCTGGGCAACCGCCTGGTCGGTAATCCGGAGAGTGCCGCCGGGATCGAGCTGACCTTCGGCGGCGCCCGGTTGCGTTTCATCCGCGGAGCCTGGGCCGCCGTCACCGGAGCCCCCTGCCCGCTGGAAGCGTTGTGGTCCGGCCGGACGGCCGCGCCGGGGATGGCCGCGCCGTTCTGGGTGCCGGCGGGCGGCGAGATCCGCATGGCGACCCCCTCCGCCGGTCTGCGGACCTATGTCGCGGTCCGGGGCGGCATCGACACGCCTGCCGTGATGGGGAGCCGGTCGACCGACTCGCTCTCCGGCCTGGGCCCTCCTCCGCTGCGCCCCGGCACGATCTTGCCCGTGGGGCCGACCGATGGCCTGCCCCCCATCACGGTGGACTCGGCGCCGCCCCGTGCGACCCCGCCGGATGTGCTGCGGGTCCTGCCCGGTCCCCGTGACGACTGGTTCGTCCCCGGCGCGCTGGCCGCCCTGTGCGCGCAGCCGTACCGGGTGGCCCAGGACAGCAACCGGGTCGGCGTGCGGCTGGAGGGCGCCCGCCTGGAGCGCGCCCGTGAGGGGGAACTGCCCAGCGAGGGCATGGTCACCGGAGCCCTCCAGGTGCCGCCCGACGGACGGCCGATCGTCTTCCTCTCCGATCACCCTCCGACGGGCGGCTATCCGGTCATCTCCGTCCTCGCCTCGGCCGACCTCTCCAGAGCCGCCCAGCTCCGCCCCGGCGACCTGGTCGGTTTCCGTCTCGTCCGGCACCCCGGCGGATGA
- a CDS encoding DNA glycosylase AlkZ-like family protein, with translation MSGHRLREVARIRRRGSPEIETPRPGEVGGALWQERTLVKTWTARGTLHLVPADELASFTAVLGAFRNWEKGSWQRGHGVTAAEVAAILDAVPRALDGRVLTREELVGTGSSTSPVTTTSGSRSPPAGAPCSSR, from the coding sequence ATATCAGGACATCGGCTTCGTGAAGTAGCCCGCATCCGCCGAAGAGGCTCTCCGGAGATCGAGACCCCCCGCCCCGGCGAGGTCGGCGGGGCCCTGTGGCAGGAGCGCACCCTGGTCAAGACCTGGACGGCGCGCGGCACCCTGCACCTGGTCCCCGCCGACGAGCTGGCCTCCTTCACCGCGGTCCTGGGCGCGTTCCGCAACTGGGAAAAGGGGTCGTGGCAGCGTGGCCACGGCGTCACCGCCGCCGAGGTCGCCGCCATCCTCGACGCGGTCCCCAGAGCGCTCGACGGCCGCGTGCTCACCCGGGAGGAGCTCGTGGGGACGGGGTCATCGACGTCACCGGTGACGACCACCTCAGGGAGCCGCTCACCTCCGGCTGGGGCGCCCTGCTCAAGCCGCTGA